From the Natrarchaeobaculum aegyptiacum genome, one window contains:
- a CDS encoding MFS transporter, producing MQRFARLVVAQFAVDRRVLALAFARMADGIGNSFLIIVIPLYVTSDVIGGATFGLEEAMIIGIILSLYGFLNSSLQPVTGRFSDRVGRRKAFILVGLGGLTLTNLAYLLAESYLSLLVIRGLQGLSVAFIVPASIALVNELATRGDRGGNMGVYNTFRLIGFGAGPVAAGAVVNLGPYTLPLGSSGVTITGFDAAFYVAAITAALSTLLVTVLITDPEGTQANAAADLAIDVRDPSGRNLLDPIFTLGVATLFMATAIALLATIQPQVNARLEQGSTWFGIQFAAFILAQVLLQTPVGRACDRYGRRPFIVIGMVLLIPTTLVQGLVTTPETMFLARLAQGIAGALVFAPALALAGDLAGEGESGSKLSVLTMAFGFGIAVGPLASGALVGYGFVVPFVFGTILAIVGTVLVFTQVEETLETRASFPIPLVGGD from the coding sequence ATGCAGCGGTTCGCCCGCCTGGTCGTCGCCCAGTTCGCCGTCGACCGGCGGGTCCTCGCGCTGGCGTTCGCGCGGATGGCCGACGGTATCGGGAACTCGTTTCTGATCATCGTGATCCCGCTGTACGTCACCAGCGACGTGATCGGCGGGGCGACCTTCGGCCTCGAGGAGGCGATGATCATCGGCATCATCCTCTCGCTGTATGGCTTTCTCAACAGCAGTCTCCAGCCGGTTACGGGGCGTTTCTCCGACCGTGTCGGGCGACGAAAGGCGTTCATTCTCGTGGGCCTCGGCGGGCTCACCCTGACGAATCTGGCGTACCTCTTGGCGGAGTCGTACCTCTCGTTGCTCGTTATCCGCGGGTTGCAGGGGCTGAGCGTCGCGTTCATCGTTCCCGCGTCGATCGCGCTGGTGAACGAACTCGCCACGCGGGGCGATCGCGGTGGGAACATGGGCGTCTACAACACGTTTCGCCTGATCGGCTTCGGTGCCGGGCCGGTCGCGGCGGGGGCCGTCGTCAACCTCGGGCCGTACACGCTCCCCCTCGGCTCGTCGGGGGTGACGATCACCGGGTTCGACGCAGCGTTCTACGTGGCCGCGATCACCGCCGCCCTCAGCACCCTCCTGGTGACGGTCCTGATCACCGACCCCGAAGGGACCCAGGCGAACGCGGCCGCAGACCTCGCGATCGACGTCCGCGACCCGAGCGGGCGGAACCTCCTCGACCCGATCTTCACCCTCGGGGTCGCGACGCTATTTATGGCCACGGCGATCGCGCTGCTCGCGACGATCCAGCCGCAGGTCAACGCCCGACTCGAGCAGGGCTCGACCTGGTTTGGCATCCAGTTCGCCGCGTTCATCCTCGCACAGGTGCTCCTTCAGACGCCCGTCGGTCGGGCCTGCGACCGGTACGGTCGGCGCCCGTTCATCGTCATCGGAATGGTGTTGCTGATTCCCACGACGCTCGTTCAGGGACTCGTGACGACTCCGGAGACGATGTTCCTCGCTCGACTCGCTCAGGGGATCGCCGGCGCGCTGGTGTTCGCCCCCGCGCTGGCGCTGGCCGGCGACCTCGCGGGCGAGGGAGAGTCGGGTTCGAAGCTCTCGGTGCTCACGATGGCTTTCGGGTTCGGTATTGCCGTCGGCCCGCTCGCCTCCGGCGCGCTGGTCGGCTACGGCTTCGTCGTCCCGTTCGTCTTCGGGACGATCCTCGCCATCGTCGGGACCGTTCTCGTCTTCACACAGGTCGAAGAGACACTCGAGACACGGGCGTCGTTCCCGATTCCGCTCGTCGGCGGGGACTGA
- a CDS encoding transcription factor S — protein sequence MEFCDDCGSMMKAVDGVWECGSCGFTKPKGDAAQYTVTDSQEATEIIESSEETSLPETDAFCPECGNDRAYWYMQQIRSADESETRFFICTECEYKWREDDN from the coding sequence ATGGAGTTTTGCGACGATTGCGGTTCGATGATGAAAGCCGTCGACGGCGTCTGGGAGTGTGGCAGCTGTGGCTTTACGAAGCCGAAAGGTGACGCCGCCCAGTACACCGTCACCGACAGCCAGGAGGCAACCGAGATTATCGAGTCCTCGGAGGAAACCTCGTTGCCAGAGACCGACGCTTTCTGTCCGGAGTGTGGCAACGACCGCGCCTACTGGTACATGCAACAGATCCGGTCTGCAGACGAGTCCGAGACGCGGTTTTTCATCTGCACCGAGTGTGAGTACAAGTGGCGCGAAGACGATAACTGA
- a CDS encoding amidohydrolase family protein yields the protein MSDRSASPSRDDHDQRQSTLSSSDRDRSHTLPSPAPSSALSSPRRRFLTVAAGSTVLSATAGCVDTDSDDSPASSRADPHHEEADSVDELPLFDAHTHITPMAARGHDALSADALVDWMDSNGVDTAAVLALESPEAYPVQATSWWLLEEIQPYADRLVPFVTIDPRTLVHDRDVIEDVLEQYLEGGARGFGELKAGIGIDDEMARQAYELCSSYDLPVTLHTDGRAMTDDLGLPGLESVLESFPDVDFLAHAHGWWIHVSGDVDTMERGSAHEGPVEPGGRVPELLASYDNLYGDLSAAAGWTALTRDEDFGQSFLEDHHDQLVFGTDYLYPGQEVDHFDLFDRFDLSLEAWADIRYQNFQSLLV from the coding sequence ATGTCCGACCGGTCCGCCAGCCCGTCGCGCGACGACCACGACCAGCGCCAGTCGACCCTCTCGAGTTCTGACCGTGATCGGAGCCACACCCTGCCCTCGCCCGCGCCCTCGTCCGCTCTCTCGTCCCCGCGGCGACGCTTCCTCACCGTCGCGGCCGGATCGACCGTCCTCTCGGCGACCGCAGGATGCGTCGACACGGACTCCGACGACTCGCCGGCATCGTCCCGAGCAGACCCCCACCACGAGGAGGCCGACAGCGTCGACGAACTCCCGCTGTTCGACGCCCACACCCACATTACGCCGATGGCAGCCCGCGGGCACGACGCGCTCTCGGCAGACGCCCTCGTCGACTGGATGGACAGCAACGGCGTCGACACCGCGGCCGTTCTCGCACTCGAGTCACCAGAGGCCTATCCCGTTCAGGCGACGAGCTGGTGGCTCCTCGAGGAAATCCAGCCGTATGCCGATCGCCTCGTGCCGTTCGTCACCATCGACCCGCGGACGCTGGTCCACGACCGCGACGTCATCGAAGACGTCCTCGAACAGTACCTCGAGGGCGGCGCTCGCGGCTTCGGCGAACTCAAAGCCGGCATCGGTATCGACGACGAGATGGCTCGCCAGGCCTACGAACTGTGTTCGTCCTACGACCTTCCCGTCACCCTCCACACCGACGGCCGGGCGATGACCGACGACCTCGGCCTCCCCGGACTCGAGTCGGTCCTCGAGTCGTTCCCCGACGTCGACTTCCTCGCGCACGCCCACGGCTGGTGGATCCACGTCTCCGGTGACGTCGACACGATGGAACGCGGGAGCGCCCACGAAGGCCCGGTCGAACCAGGCGGCCGCGTTCCGGAACTCCTCGCTAGCTACGACAACCTCTACGGTGATCTCTCCGCTGCCGCAGGCTGGACTGCACTCACCCGCGACGAAGACTTCGGCCAGTCGTTCCTCGAGGACCACCACGACCAGCTCGTCTTCGGAACCGACTACCTCTATCCCGGCCAGGAGGTCGACCACTTCGACCTCTTCGACCGATTCGACCTCTCACTCGAGGCGTGGGCCGACATCCGGTACCAGAATTTCCAGTCGCTCCTCGTGTGA
- a CDS encoding M48 family metallopeptidase: protein MALDRLTLGLWIRMLVAGVVAGVGMVVLFVAEVAFAALMAAVFIEAIPEFALIILGLVAVVAVTLGLWITVAATYRRLMPAPLVVGRVSHDGMADALEPLARGLANPTVPVTRRGLAIAVGGPVLAFAGYLAIDLLPVVTPFVLGFVVGVGLVCYGTGRLVYEEVTADGAVRDDIAETARVPASDDADSDDELEAERRAVQARVDRLAAQADAPSPTVLLGRSSVPVAASVGYRPATSSIVVSRGLVDRLSERELEAVLAHELAHVINRDAAVLTALSLPATKVEAMFAEGEQHEDAQEQETNTDPSTAGPHSGFVLVAAVPVFLVTSLAIASLARYREYVADRGAIALTGDPAALASALETLDRDVTRQPGRDLRGHGSTAAFSIVPPPWEEHRFFDRTRRFVRRRLFGTHPRTERRVRRLREVTREYE, encoded by the coding sequence GAGGTCGCGTTCGCCGCCCTGATGGCTGCGGTGTTCATCGAGGCGATTCCCGAGTTCGCCCTCATCATCCTCGGTCTCGTCGCCGTCGTCGCGGTCACGCTGGGACTCTGGATCACGGTTGCGGCGACGTACCGACGCCTGATGCCCGCCCCCCTGGTCGTCGGGCGAGTCAGCCACGACGGGATGGCAGACGCGCTCGAGCCACTGGCACGCGGTCTGGCGAACCCGACCGTCCCCGTCACTCGACGGGGGCTCGCGATCGCCGTCGGCGGTCCGGTCCTCGCGTTCGCCGGCTACCTCGCGATCGACCTGCTCCCGGTCGTCACGCCGTTCGTGCTCGGATTCGTCGTCGGCGTGGGGCTGGTCTGTTACGGAACTGGCCGACTGGTCTACGAGGAAGTAACCGCCGACGGTGCTGTCCGCGACGACATCGCGGAGACAGCGCGGGTGCCGGCTTCGGACGACGCCGACTCGGACGACGAGCTCGAGGCCGAGCGACGGGCGGTCCAGGCGCGCGTCGACAGACTCGCTGCCCAGGCGGACGCCCCGTCCCCCACCGTTCTACTCGGCAGATCCAGCGTCCCCGTCGCGGCCTCCGTCGGTTACCGTCCGGCCACGTCCTCGATCGTCGTCTCTCGCGGCCTCGTCGATCGCCTCTCCGAGCGGGAACTCGAGGCCGTCCTCGCCCACGAACTCGCCCACGTGATCAACCGCGACGCCGCGGTGTTGACCGCGCTGTCGCTGCCTGCGACCAAGGTCGAAGCGATGTTCGCCGAGGGTGAGCAACACGAGGATGCACAAGAGCAGGAGACGAACACCGATCCCAGCACAGCCGGGCCCCACTCGGGATTCGTACTCGTGGCAGCAGTTCCAGTCTTTCTCGTGACCTCACTGGCCATCGCGTCGCTCGCACGGTACCGCGAGTACGTCGCCGACCGCGGTGCCATCGCCCTCACCGGCGATCCTGCCGCGCTGGCGAGCGCCCTCGAGACCCTCGATCGGGACGTCACTCGCCAACCCGGACGCGACCTGCGCGGACACGGCTCGACGGCGGCGTTCTCGATCGTCCCACCACCGTGGGAAGAACACCGTTTCTTCGATCGGACCCGACGGTTCGTCCGCCGACGGCTGTTCGGAACCCACCCGCGAACCGAACGCCGGGTTCGACGTCTCCGGGAAGTCACACGCGAGTACGAGTAG
- a CDS encoding geranylgeranyl reductase family protein, with amino-acid sequence MSTQEQSAAGGTPETYDPDVVVVGAGTAGCYAAATLAHEGYDVALVERKSEELAGHIACGDALKGASAFPDSIPKSQIEPAFTNTDVDHGRFEIPQEDTVLEIPVPGELAVIDRWEYGRLIIEGAENAGVDIHYNTVVQDVVQDADGRVTGVEAMSQGTPRTYDAEAVVDAAGSLSVLQDNVDFGDSTFDTNVNYTHFCSAYREIVHVDEPVEWSDALVFKPTERAAGYLWYFPRTETEINAGLGFQMTEEPMELVEDLKRDLENRSEFQGAEVENKLGAALPTRRPYDSAVHPGYVAVGDAAGHVNPTTGGGIAGAAYAGKYAAEAIVDGLENGGVTEDVLWEYNERVMDHFGARYAALDVYNILSTAVDVDDLMGLLAAMPGEKLAEALYSGSTDIGFKLKLEALLKSRGHWGTVWNLYQTKRRADEVLAHYENYPSSPDGLAEWQARRDDLMESVYETTGADPKY; translated from the coding sequence ATGAGTACGCAGGAGCAGTCGGCCGCCGGCGGGACGCCCGAGACGTACGACCCGGACGTGGTCGTCGTCGGGGCCGGAACCGCAGGCTGTTACGCCGCGGCGACCCTCGCCCACGAGGGCTACGACGTCGCCCTCGTCGAGCGCAAGTCCGAAGAACTGGCTGGCCACATCGCCTGTGGCGACGCGCTCAAGGGCGCGAGTGCGTTCCCCGATTCGATCCCGAAATCACAGATCGAACCGGCGTTTACGAACACCGACGTCGACCACGGGCGTTTCGAAATCCCGCAGGAAGACACGGTCCTCGAGATTCCCGTCCCCGGCGAACTCGCCGTCATCGACCGCTGGGAGTACGGTCGGCTGATCATCGAGGGCGCGGAGAACGCGGGCGTCGACATTCACTACAACACCGTCGTTCAGGACGTCGTTCAGGACGCCGACGGCCGCGTTACGGGCGTCGAGGCGATGAGTCAGGGGACCCCACGCACCTACGATGCGGAAGCCGTCGTCGACGCCGCCGGTTCACTGTCGGTGCTGCAGGACAACGTCGACTTCGGCGACTCGACGTTCGACACGAACGTCAACTACACGCACTTCTGTTCGGCCTACCGTGAGATCGTCCACGTCGACGAGCCAGTCGAGTGGTCCGACGCGCTCGTGTTCAAGCCGACCGAGCGCGCGGCGGGCTATCTCTGGTACTTCCCGCGAACCGAGACCGAGATCAACGCCGGACTGGGCTTCCAGATGACCGAAGAGCCGATGGAACTGGTCGAGGACCTGAAACGCGACCTCGAGAATCGCTCGGAGTTTCAGGGTGCGGAAGTCGAGAACAAACTCGGCGCTGCGCTCCCGACCCGTCGACCCTACGACTCGGCGGTCCACCCCGGTTACGTCGCCGTCGGCGACGCTGCGGGCCACGTCAACCCGACCACGGGTGGCGGGATCGCTGGCGCGGCCTACGCCGGCAAGTACGCCGCCGAGGCGATCGTCGACGGTCTCGAGAACGGTGGCGTAACCGAGGACGTCCTCTGGGAGTACAACGAGCGCGTGATGGACCACTTCGGGGCCCGGTACGCCGCCCTCGACGTCTACAACATCCTCTCGACGGCCGTCGACGTCGACGACCTGATGGGGCTGCTCGCGGCCATGCCCGGCGAGAAACTCGCCGAGGCGCTCTACTCGGGCAGTACGGACATCGGCTTCAAACTCAAACTCGAGGCGCTGCTCAAGAGCCGCGGTCACTGGGGAACGGTCTGGAACCTCTACCAGACGAAACGCCGTGCCGACGAGGTGCTCGCCCACTACGAGAACTACCCCTCGAGTCCCGACGGCCTCGCCGAGTGGCAGGCTCGCCGCGACGATCTGATGGAGTCCGTCTACGAGACCACGGGCGCAGATCCGAAGTACTGA
- a CDS encoding rubrerythrin-like domain-containing protein has product MARTTAADIIEEDVTAFEASQTVDEAIDAIRTSTANDDAERTVYYAYVVDEDGALEGVVSLRELLNAPGQTPLSTIETESVVTVGADDPVDQLATTFARHRFMALPVVDEGQVLRGVVTAGDLIEALDEETSKEVLAATIRDVAYDPAEESTYECFNCGTLIHATDNPGTCPNCGGDVRHRQTSIE; this is encoded by the coding sequence ATGGCACGGACGACTGCCGCGGACATCATCGAAGAGGACGTCACGGCGTTCGAGGCGTCCCAGACAGTCGACGAGGCGATCGACGCGATCCGGACGTCGACCGCCAACGACGACGCTGAACGGACGGTCTACTACGCGTACGTCGTCGACGAAGACGGCGCACTCGAGGGCGTCGTCTCGCTTCGAGAACTGTTGAATGCACCCGGTCAGACACCGCTATCGACGATCGAGACCGAGTCGGTCGTCACGGTTGGTGCCGACGACCCGGTCGACCAGCTCGCGACGACCTTCGCTCGCCACCGGTTCATGGCACTCCCGGTCGTCGACGAGGGACAGGTCCTCCGCGGCGTCGTCACCGCTGGCGACCTCATCGAGGCGTTAGACGAGGAGACCTCGAAGGAAGTGCTCGCGGCGACGATCCGAGACGTCGCCTACGACCCGGCCGAGGAGAGCACCTACGAGTGTTTCAATTGCGGGACGCTCATCCACGCGACCGACAATCCCGGCACCTGCCCGAACTGCGGCGGCGACGTGCGCCACCGCCAGACGTCGATCGAGTGA